The following are encoded in a window of Sutcliffiella horikoshii genomic DNA:
- a CDS encoding helix-turn-helix domain-containing protein produces the protein MDFSLIGKEIKILRSALNLSQAELSEGICTQSQISKIEKGEVFPLANTLYYIAERLGVDINYFYDLATNPQLSYIEEVFTQVRELLHRNEYEEVFNIVENEKKNPLFINNRKNKQFLLWTEGICIYHLKRNKRDALKLLQTALELTKMTSKLMGEREIEILNSIAIIHFETKAYEDALEIYNYAIKNYMKIPYHQDPTIKIKILYNKSKTLTRLNMLEESTQACKEAIKWCVKHNSMFALGSLYYHIGYNYSLLHSHDIAIEYYNKSIQIFMIQENKVFVKHIKEKIDELSVLLD, from the coding sequence GTGGATTTTTCTTTAATCGGAAAAGAGATAAAAATCCTACGATCTGCACTAAACTTATCACAGGCGGAGCTGAGTGAAGGGATTTGTACACAATCACAAATCAGTAAAATTGAAAAAGGAGAGGTATTTCCTCTTGCTAACACTTTATATTATATAGCAGAAAGACTAGGTGTGGATATAAATTATTTTTATGACTTAGCAACTAACCCCCAACTATCCTATATTGAAGAGGTCTTTACACAAGTAAGAGAGTTGTTACATCGTAATGAGTACGAGGAAGTTTTTAATATTGTTGAAAATGAAAAGAAAAATCCTTTGTTTATAAATAATCGCAAGAATAAGCAATTTCTCCTATGGACTGAAGGTATATGCATCTACCATCTTAAACGAAATAAACGAGATGCCTTAAAACTTTTACAAACTGCTCTTGAATTAACTAAAATGACCTCTAAACTGATGGGAGAAAGAGAAATAGAAATACTTAATAGCATTGCTATTATTCATTTTGAAACTAAAGCATATGAAGATGCTTTAGAAATTTACAACTATGCAATAAAAAATTACATGAAAATCCCATATCATCAGGACCCCACTATTAAGATAAAAATTTTGTATAACAAATCTAAAACTCTCACCAGGTTAAATATGTTAGAAGAATCTACTCAAGCATGTAAAGAAGCAATAAAGTGGTGTGTTAAACATAATAGTATGTTTGCTCTTGGCAGCCTTTACTATCATATAGGCTACAATTACAGCCTATTGCACAGTCACGACATAGCCATCGAATATTACAATAAATCCATTCAAATCTTCATGATTCAAGAGAACAAGGTTTTCGTTAAGCATATTAAAGAAAAAATAGATGAACTTTCTGTCTTACTTGACTAA
- a CDS encoding ABC transporter permease/substrate-binding protein has product MTFLQELYAARGDQLWTALLEHIQISVIALAIAVFISVPLGVLLTRKERIAEPIIGITAVMQTIPSLALLGLLIPLVGIGFVPAVIALFLYALLPILRNTYTGIKEVDPSLREAAKAMGMTSMKRLFRVELPLALPVIMAGIRTAMVLIIGTATIVALIGAGGLGSLILLGIDRNDNALILLGAIPAALLAILFDIILRMIETAARKGSGKKALIIGIVVVLLFLSPFAVMKATEADLVISGKIGAEPDIIINMYKLLIEEETDLKVELRPSLGNTSFVYRALKNKDIDIYPEYSGTAIVTLLEEEPVSIDDEEVFEQAKKGLMEQDELVFLQPMGFNNTYALAIPEDFAEQNEINTISDLNGAKNEIKAGFTLEFSDRQDGYLGIQEVYGITFPNLTTMQAKLRYQAVENGDVNLVDAYSTDAEIKQFDLRVLEDDKNLFPPYQGAALLRKETLDEHPELEEILNQLENLINDDEMRDMNYQVTVEGKTTYEVAKDFLEKKGLLGE; this is encoded by the coding sequence ATGACATTCCTTCAAGAACTATATGCAGCCCGAGGCGATCAACTTTGGACAGCGCTATTAGAACATATACAAATCTCGGTCATTGCACTGGCGATAGCAGTCTTTATATCTGTTCCACTTGGCGTGCTATTAACGAGAAAAGAACGAATTGCTGAGCCGATAATTGGAATAACGGCTGTCATGCAGACCATTCCATCCCTTGCATTACTTGGACTGTTAATTCCTCTTGTAGGAATTGGATTCGTTCCGGCTGTCATTGCACTATTTCTTTATGCTTTACTTCCAATATTAAGAAATACCTATACAGGAATAAAAGAAGTAGATCCATCCTTGCGTGAAGCGGCGAAAGCAATGGGAATGACTTCGATGAAAAGATTATTTCGAGTGGAACTCCCGCTTGCGTTGCCGGTTATCATGGCTGGTATAAGAACAGCGATGGTATTGATTATCGGTACCGCAACCATTGTGGCTTTAATTGGAGCAGGAGGATTAGGTAGCCTCATTCTTCTAGGGATTGACCGAAACGACAATGCATTAATTTTGCTAGGAGCAATTCCTGCAGCACTTCTTGCCATTTTATTTGATATCATTTTACGTATGATTGAAACGGCAGCTAGAAAAGGATCTGGCAAAAAAGCCCTTATCATTGGGATTGTTGTGGTTCTTCTTTTCCTATCTCCTTTTGCGGTGATGAAAGCAACAGAAGCGGATCTTGTTATCAGTGGGAAAATAGGTGCAGAGCCTGACATTATCATTAACATGTATAAACTCTTGATCGAAGAAGAAACGGATTTGAAAGTTGAATTACGTCCATCGCTTGGAAACACGAGCTTTGTGTACCGAGCCCTGAAAAATAAAGACATCGACATCTATCCGGAGTATTCGGGAACTGCCATTGTCACCTTACTGGAAGAAGAACCTGTCAGCATTGATGATGAGGAAGTATTTGAACAGGCGAAAAAAGGCCTGATGGAACAGGATGAGCTTGTGTTCCTACAGCCTATGGGCTTTAACAATACATATGCCCTGGCAATCCCGGAAGATTTTGCTGAACAAAATGAAATTAATACGATATCTGATCTGAATGGTGCCAAAAATGAAATAAAGGCAGGATTCACCCTAGAGTTCTCCGATCGTCAAGACGGATATCTAGGCATTCAAGAAGTGTACGGCATCACGTTCCCTAACCTGACTACCATGCAGGCCAAACTGCGCTATCAGGCAGTGGAAAATGGAGATGTAAACCTAGTGGACGCCTACTCCACAGATGCAGAAATCAAACAATTTGATTTACGAGTGTTGGAAGATGACAAAAACCTTTTCCCTCCATATCAAGGAGCGGCATTGCTCAGAAAAGAAACCCTTGATGAGCATCCAGAACTAGAAGAAATCCTAAATCAATTGGAAAACCTAATAAATGATGACGAAATGCGTGACATGAACTATCAGGTAACCGTTGAAGGAAAGACCACATATGAAGTGGCCAAGGACTTTTTGGAGAAGAAAGGGTTGTTGGGGGAATAG
- a CDS encoding ABC transporter ATP-binding protein, which produces MITFQDVTKTYEDGTTAVQSFNLEIKEGEFFVLIGPSGCGKTTTLKMINRLHNVTNGDILIDGKSISDHNIHELRWNIGYVLQQIALFPHMTIEENISIVPELKSWKKGDISKRVDELLDLVGLEPSTYKKRKPSELSGGQQQRVGVARALAANPPIILMDEPFSALDPISREQLQQDFLSLKKKIQKTIVFVTHDMNEALTLGDRICLMKDGEAVQVGTPEEFVNNPKNDFVKSFIGNRRSILQKTIEELLEDLTMNSPVTPFREVDSNLTIGELLAILAEEEAVTVMQANEPLGVLSRKDVLHFLHEQSVEGRLA; this is translated from the coding sequence TTGATAACCTTTCAAGATGTAACAAAAACATATGAAGACGGAACGACCGCCGTCCAATCCTTTAATTTGGAAATAAAAGAAGGAGAATTCTTTGTTCTGATAGGACCAAGTGGATGCGGAAAAACAACTACATTAAAAATGATCAATCGATTACATAATGTAACAAATGGGGATATCCTCATTGATGGAAAGAGTATCTCAGACCATAATATCCACGAACTTCGCTGGAATATTGGCTATGTTCTTCAACAAATAGCTCTTTTTCCACATATGACCATTGAAGAGAACATATCCATCGTCCCAGAGCTTAAATCCTGGAAAAAAGGAGACATCTCCAAAAGAGTGGACGAATTGCTCGATCTTGTTGGTTTAGAACCGTCTACGTATAAAAAACGAAAGCCATCTGAATTATCGGGAGGCCAACAACAAAGAGTGGGAGTAGCTAGAGCTCTAGCTGCCAATCCTCCTATCATCCTTATGGACGAGCCATTTAGTGCACTTGATCCGATTAGTAGGGAACAGTTGCAACAAGATTTCCTGAGCTTAAAAAAGAAAATCCAAAAAACGATCGTGTTTGTTACACATGATATGAACGAAGCCTTAACGCTTGGCGACCGAATTTGTTTAATGAAAGATGGGGAGGCAGTACAAGTAGGAACCCCGGAAGAGTTTGTAAATAACCCAAAGAACGATTTTGTGAAGAGTTTTATAGGTAATAGACGCAGCATTCTTCAAAAAACCATTGAAGAATTATTAGAGGATTTAACAATGAATTCTCCTGTTACGCCTTTCCGAGAAGTGGACAGTAACTTGACGATTGGTGAACTTCTTGCAATCTTGGCCGAAGAAGAGGCCGTTACCGTCATGCAAGCTAATGAACCTTTGGGCGTCCTATCTCGAAAAGATGTCCTTCACTTCCTTCATGAGCAAAGTGTAGAAGGGAGGCTTGCATAA
- a CDS encoding thermonuclease family protein encodes MRIKLYTWCLILVLILTGCSLDESSSTATKNDIPESVQEQVESPDESSSETEIESLEDTEPEYERTEVPLVRVIDGDTIKVIINNKEENIRFLLVDTPETNHPRMDGPQPFGPEAKEFMEEFMEGGKIEIELDVSERDHYGRILAYVYVNGVSAQEELLKRGLARVAYIFPPNTRYVDTYQAIQEKAQAEGIGIWSVENYAQEDGFYPEYVEDPDLKAPTEENPVTDNCTVKGNISSSGEKIYHVETGAYYDRTIPEECFNTEQEAQKAGYRKSMR; translated from the coding sequence ATGAGAATTAAATTATATACATGGTGCTTGATTCTTGTTCTTATTTTAACAGGCTGTTCTTTGGATGAGAGTTCATCCACTGCAACAAAGAACGATATACCTGAGTCAGTTCAAGAGCAAGTTGAATCACCTGATGAGAGTTCTTCCGAAACAGAGATAGAGAGCCTTGAAGATACCGAACCTGAATATGAAAGAACGGAGGTTCCTCTCGTTCGTGTCATAGACGGCGATACGATAAAGGTGATAATTAATAATAAAGAAGAGAATATCCGGTTTTTACTTGTAGATACTCCTGAAACGAATCACCCTAGAATGGACGGTCCCCAACCGTTTGGACCTGAAGCGAAAGAATTCATGGAAGAGTTCATGGAAGGCGGAAAAATAGAAATAGAACTGGATGTAAGTGAGCGCGACCACTATGGACGAATTTTAGCATATGTATATGTGAATGGTGTGTCAGCACAGGAGGAGCTTCTAAAGCGCGGGTTGGCACGTGTAGCTTATATTTTCCCACCTAATACCCGCTATGTAGATACTTATCAAGCCATTCAAGAGAAGGCTCAAGCTGAAGGTATAGGCATTTGGAGTGTGGAGAACTATGCACAGGAAGATGGCTTTTATCCTGAATACGTGGAGGATCCTGATCTTAAAGCTCCTACCGAGGAAAATCCTGTGACGGACAATTGTACAGTAAAAGGGAATATCAGCTCAAGCGGAGAAAAAATCTATCACGTGGAGACAGGTGCCTACTATGACCGGACCATTCCAGAAGAATGCTTTAACACCGAACAAGAAGCACAAAAAGCCGGCTACCGAAAGTCTATGAGATAA
- a CDS encoding YrhC family protein: protein MNTKALQAKIQDYTRYAIILTTVSVFLYIGVAFQHAGKEALQIFTMMGATVVLLGGAVFFVLRARKLKRLLQEQDEQ from the coding sequence ATGAATACGAAGGCTTTACAAGCGAAGATTCAGGATTATACTAGATATGCCATAATATTAACGACCGTCAGTGTGTTTTTATATATAGGAGTTGCTTTTCAGCATGCAGGGAAAGAGGCTTTACAGATTTTTACGATGATGGGTGCCACTGTTGTTTTACTTGGTGGGGCAGTGTTTTTTGTTTTGAGAGCCAGAAAGTTGAAAAGGTTGTTGCAAGAACAGGATGAACAATAA
- a CDS encoding carboxypeptidase M32, producing MSTVPVLEKNVQEKVDAFNRLDEKLCHYNDVLGLLSWDSKTKAPKKGRSLFGKARGTLSTEAFKLAISEEMGELLTFLTEEKVWEQLDEATKACVAERKKNYDKSIKIPAEEYQEYVILVNDANEAWEEAREKNDFASYAPVLEKVLAFKKKFGEYYGYEGHPYNAMLNEFEPGLTVEKLDPLFKELREKSVELLNKIKASQSQPREDIFAQEYDVEAQKKFNQYILPLIGFDMEGGRLDETVHPFASSVNTGDVRITTRYLKDNVRSAIFGTIHEAGHGMYEQGVNPAFEGRVIRRGTSFGIHESQSRFLENMVGRSKEFWTYFYKDLQEHFPEQLQNVSLEDFYAATNRVDPSFIRVEADELTYNLHIMIRYEIEKGLFAGEYEVKDLPKVWNEKIEEYLGITPPTDTLGVLQDVHWSFGGFGYFPSYSLGNLYAAQILYTFIKEMPDFYDKIEQGDFMAIRGWLRENIHQYGKLYSPNELIVNVTGEELDAKYLVRYLEEKYSAIYQF from the coding sequence ATGTCTACAGTACCTGTATTAGAAAAGAATGTTCAAGAAAAAGTGGATGCCTTCAATAGATTGGATGAGAAGCTTTGCCATTATAATGATGTGTTGGGTCTTCTTAGCTGGGATTCTAAAACGAAAGCTCCTAAAAAAGGACGTTCCTTGTTTGGAAAAGCTAGAGGAACATTGTCGACAGAAGCTTTCAAGCTGGCAATCTCGGAAGAAATGGGAGAGTTGCTTACTTTCTTGACTGAAGAGAAGGTATGGGAGCAGTTGGATGAAGCGACAAAGGCGTGTGTGGCCGAGAGGAAAAAGAACTATGACAAGTCCATCAAAATCCCGGCAGAAGAGTATCAAGAATATGTCATTCTTGTTAATGATGCGAATGAGGCATGGGAAGAAGCGCGTGAGAAGAATGATTTCGCATCTTACGCACCTGTACTGGAAAAAGTATTGGCGTTCAAGAAGAAGTTTGGTGAATATTATGGTTATGAAGGGCACCCATACAATGCGATGTTAAATGAGTTTGAGCCTGGATTGACTGTAGAAAAGCTAGATCCATTGTTTAAGGAGCTTCGAGAAAAAAGTGTAGAGCTCTTGAATAAAATAAAAGCTTCACAGTCCCAACCGCGTGAGGATATTTTCGCGCAGGAATATGATGTAGAAGCTCAAAAGAAATTCAATCAATATATTCTGCCTCTAATCGGTTTTGATATGGAAGGTGGTCGCTTAGACGAAACGGTGCACCCTTTTGCTTCTTCTGTCAATACGGGCGACGTTCGTATCACGACCCGTTACTTAAAAGATAATGTCCGTTCTGCCATTTTTGGCACCATCCATGAGGCAGGCCACGGAATGTATGAACAGGGAGTCAATCCTGCATTTGAAGGAAGAGTGATTCGTCGAGGGACATCCTTTGGTATCCATGAATCTCAATCCCGTTTCTTAGAAAACATGGTGGGGCGCAGTAAGGAATTTTGGACTTATTTTTATAAAGATTTACAAGAACATTTTCCAGAACAGCTGCAAAATGTTTCACTCGAAGATTTCTATGCTGCTACAAACAGGGTGGATCCATCTTTCATTAGGGTGGAAGCAGATGAGCTGACATATAATCTTCATATCATGATTCGCTATGAAATCGAGAAAGGTTTATTTGCCGGGGAATATGAAGTGAAGGATCTTCCAAAGGTTTGGAATGAAAAGATAGAGGAATACCTGGGAATTACACCACCAACAGACACGCTCGGTGTCCTTCAGGATGTGCACTGGTCCTTTGGCGGGTTCGGTTATTTCCCTTCTTATTCATTGGGCAATCTTTACGCAGCGCAAATCCTTTATACTTTTATCAAGGAAATGCCAGATTTCTATGACAAAATCGAACAGGGTGACTTCATGGCAATCCGTGGGTGGTTAAGAGAGAATATCCATCAATATGGAAAACTTTATTCTCCAAACGAATTGATTGTAAATGTGACAGGAGAAGAACTGGATGCAAAATATTTGGTGAGATACTTAGAAGAAAAGTATTCCGCAATCTATCAATTTTAA
- a CDS encoding bifunctional cystathionine gamma-lyase/homocysteine desulfhydrase codes for MHKKTKLIHGGIFGDPHTGAVSTPIYQVSTYKQESVGNFKGYEYSRTGNPTRHALEELIKDLENGKAGFAFGSGMAAITAVMMLFDSGDHVVLTDDVYGGTYRVMTKVLNRMGISSTFVDTSKVENIEAAIQENTKALFIETPTNPLLKVTDIQKASLVAKKHNLLTIVDNTFSTPYWQTPINLGADIVLHSATKYIGGHSDVVAGLVVVNSEKLAEKLHFVQNSTGGILGPQDSWLLMRGIKTLGLRMEATEKNTRRIVEFLESHPFVGKVYYPGLEEHPNHEVAKQQADGFGGMVSFDIGSAEKADQLLARIKYFTLAESLGAVESLISVPARMTHASIPAERRAELGIVDGLVRISVGIEDVEDLIADLKQAIEG; via the coding sequence ATGCATAAGAAAACTAAACTGATTCATGGTGGAATCTTCGGTGACCCACATACAGGTGCCGTTTCTACACCTATCTATCAAGTAAGCACATATAAACAGGAGAGTGTAGGGAATTTCAAAGGGTATGAGTATTCCAGAACTGGAAACCCTACGCGTCATGCATTGGAAGAATTGATAAAAGACTTGGAAAATGGAAAAGCAGGCTTTGCTTTTGGTTCTGGTATGGCGGCCATTACAGCCGTTATGATGTTGTTTGACAGCGGAGACCATGTGGTTTTAACCGATGATGTGTACGGTGGGACATACCGTGTCATGACAAAGGTGTTAAACAGAATGGGAATTAGCTCCACTTTTGTGGATACTAGCAAGGTGGAAAATATAGAGGCAGCCATTCAAGAAAATACGAAGGCGCTTTTCATTGAAACACCGACAAATCCATTGCTAAAAGTGACGGATATTCAAAAAGCTAGTTTAGTTGCGAAAAAGCATAATCTCTTAACAATCGTTGATAACACATTCAGCACTCCATATTGGCAGACGCCAATTAATCTTGGTGCAGACATTGTCCTTCATAGTGCGACCAAGTACATTGGTGGTCACAGTGATGTGGTGGCAGGTCTTGTTGTTGTTAATTCAGAGAAACTGGCAGAAAAGTTGCATTTCGTTCAGAACTCAACCGGGGGTATCTTAGGGCCGCAAGATTCTTGGCTATTGATGCGAGGAATCAAGACGCTTGGGCTTCGTATGGAGGCGACGGAAAAGAACACTCGCCGCATCGTTGAGTTCCTAGAAAGCCATCCTTTTGTTGGAAAAGTATACTATCCTGGATTAGAAGAACATCCGAACCATGAGGTTGCCAAGCAACAAGCCGACGGTTTTGGTGGCATGGTGTCCTTTGACATCGGAAGTGCCGAGAAAGCGGATCAGCTGTTAGCAAGAATTAAATACTTCACGTTAGCGGAAAGCCTAGGAGCAGTGGAAAGTTTAATTTCTGTTCCTGCACGAATGACACATGCATCCATTCCGGCTGAGCGACGTGCAGAACTCGGAATTGTGGATGGTTTAGTTCGTATTTCCGTCGGTATTGAAGATGTAGAAGATCTTATTGCTGATTTGAAGCAGGCAATTGAAGGTTAA
- a CDS encoding PLP-dependent cysteine synthase family protein: MNVFKNVHGLIGNTPVVELSNFEVPEGVRLFAKLEFYNPGGSIKDRLGKELLEDAVRSGKLKEGGTIIEPTAGNTGIGLALAAVGTSYKVMVCMPEKFSVEKQDLMKALGATIVHTPTPLGMKGAIQKAKELNEEIPNSYCPQQFGNPANPETYYKTLGPELWEQLDGQVDVFVAGAGTGGTFMGTAKFLKEKNPEVKTVIVEPEGSILNGGESGPHKTEGIGMEFLPGYMDETYFNAIHTVYDVDAFDRVKELAQKEGLLVGSSSGAALHAALKEAKIAQPGTNIVMIFADSSERYLSKKIYEGGI, translated from the coding sequence ATGAACGTTTTTAAAAATGTCCATGGCTTGATTGGCAATACGCCTGTCGTGGAATTGAGTAATTTTGAGGTGCCAGAAGGGGTGCGCCTCTTTGCAAAGCTTGAGTTTTATAATCCTGGCGGAAGTATAAAAGACCGTTTGGGGAAAGAGTTACTCGAGGATGCGGTTCGTTCCGGCAAGCTGAAAGAAGGCGGAACCATCATTGAACCAACAGCTGGCAATACTGGTATCGGACTTGCGCTTGCTGCGGTTGGTACTAGTTACAAGGTAATGGTATGTATGCCGGAGAAGTTCAGTGTGGAAAAACAGGATCTGATGAAGGCGCTTGGTGCTACGATTGTTCACACTCCAACGCCGCTTGGGATGAAGGGGGCAATTCAAAAAGCCAAAGAGCTTAACGAGGAGATTCCTAATTCTTATTGTCCGCAGCAGTTCGGAAACCCTGCCAATCCAGAAACCTATTACAAAACACTGGGACCTGAGCTTTGGGAACAGTTGGATGGACAGGTGGATGTGTTTGTAGCCGGAGCGGGAACAGGTGGAACCTTCATGGGAACTGCCAAGTTTTTAAAAGAAAAGAACCCAGAAGTGAAAACGGTCATCGTGGAACCAGAAGGATCTATTTTAAACGGCGGCGAGTCTGGCCCGCATAAAACAGAAGGCATTGGGATGGAGTTCCTCCCAGGATATATGGATGAGACATATTTCAACGCCATCCACACGGTATATGATGTGGATGCATTTGACCGCGTCAAGGAATTGGCACAAAAAGAAGGTCTGTTGGTAGGAAGCTCTTCAGGTGCTGCGTTGCATGCGGCTTTGAAAGAAGCAAAAATAGCCCAACCGGGAACCAACATTGTGATGATTTTTGCTGATAGCAGTGAACGCTATTTAAGCAAAAAGATTTATGAAGGAGGAATTTGA
- the mtnN gene encoding 5'-methylthioadenosine/S-adenosylhomocysteine nucleosidase has protein sequence MKVAIIGAMEEEVTIMREKIEGMETTTVAGCEYYTGTLNGVDVILSKSGIGKVNAALSTSLLLERFKPEVVINTGSAGGFSPSLNVGDVVISTEVRHHDVDVTAFGYEYGQVPGLPAAFEADAKLMAVAKKAAENVSGMQVVEGLIATGDSFMNDPVRVEAVREKMPELQAAEMEAAAIAQVCHAFEVPFVVIRALSDIAGKESNISFDQFLSKAALHSSMLIENMLSELRNA, from the coding sequence ATGAAAGTAGCAATTATCGGAGCAATGGAAGAAGAAGTAACAATCATGCGTGAAAAAATTGAAGGTATGGAGACAACAACTGTTGCAGGTTGTGAATATTATACAGGAACATTGAATGGCGTGGATGTTATTCTTTCTAAATCAGGGATTGGTAAAGTGAATGCGGCACTCAGCACGTCTTTACTTTTAGAACGTTTCAAACCGGAAGTAGTGATTAATACTGGTTCCGCTGGTGGGTTCTCGCCGTCCTTAAATGTTGGAGATGTTGTTATTTCTACAGAAGTTCGTCACCATGATGTGGATGTGACGGCTTTTGGATATGAATACGGACAAGTTCCGGGTTTGCCGGCAGCATTTGAAGCAGATGCAAAGCTTATGGCTGTTGCGAAAAAAGCGGCGGAAAATGTGAGCGGGATGCAGGTTGTGGAAGGACTTATCGCAACAGGTGATTCCTTTATGAATGATCCGGTCCGTGTGGAAGCGGTGCGTGAAAAGATGCCTGAACTGCAGGCTGCGGAAATGGAAGCGGCGGCAATTGCACAGGTATGCCATGCGTTTGAGGTGCCGTTTGTGGTAATTCGTGCACTATCTGATATCGCAGGGAAAGAGTCCAACATCAGTTTCGATCAATTCTTAAGCAAAGCAGCATTGCATTCTTCCATGTTAATTGAAAATATGCTAAGTGAGCTAAGAAACGCTTAA
- a CDS encoding class I SAM-dependent methyltransferase encodes MGREFVELFNDWANYYDATVSGKDQEYAEVFRGYDDILKDVASKALSPVVEFGVGTGNLTAELLKQGKKVYAIEPSKTMREKAAEKLPQTVSIEDGDFLSFSEPSDQVQSIVSTYAFHHLTDVEKEEAVAHYGKLLDKGGKIVFADTVFENDDAYRATIEQAKKHTFLNLANDLKTEYYTTIRVLTDIFEKHGFEVEYQRFNHFVWVMEATKQ; translated from the coding sequence ATGGGACGTGAATTCGTCGAACTGTTTAATGACTGGGCAAACTATTATGATGCGACGGTAAGCGGCAAAGACCAGGAATATGCAGAGGTTTTTCGTGGCTATGATGATATCTTGAAAGATGTAGCCTCTAAAGCTTTAAGTCCTGTCGTTGAATTTGGAGTGGGGACAGGGAATCTCACAGCCGAGCTGTTGAAACAAGGTAAAAAAGTGTATGCCATTGAGCCTTCTAAAACTATGAGGGAAAAGGCGGCAGAAAAGCTGCCACAGACCGTCAGTATCGAGGATGGGGACTTTTTGAGCTTTTCTGAACCGTCAGATCAGGTTCAATCCATTGTAAGCACCTATGCGTTTCATCATTTGACAGATGTTGAAAAAGAAGAAGCGGTGGCGCACTATGGAAAGTTGCTTGATAAAGGTGGTAAAATAGTATTTGCTGATACGGTCTTTGAAAATGATGATGCGTACAGAGCGACAATTGAACAGGCAAAAAAGCATACGTTTTTGAATTTGGCGAACGACTTGAAAACGGAATACTATACAACGATAAGGGTACTCACTGATATTTTCGAAAAGCATGGATTTGAAGTGGAGTACCAGCGTTTTAACCATTTTGTCTGGGTAATGGAAGCAACAAAACAATAG
- a CDS encoding YrzA family protein — translation MRNFEFSLLEDKVEFFEALDLKTLEKKINEQIDHNRAIMLGVHSVSHQMHVDEEGRRFYSAVVHFRLKGK, via the coding sequence ATGAGGAACTTTGAATTTAGTTTATTAGAAGATAAAGTAGAGTTTTTTGAAGCACTTGACTTGAAAACGTTAGAAAAGAAAATAAATGAACAGATTGATCACAACCGCGCCATCATGCTCGGAGTCCACTCCGTATCTCATCAAATGCATGTAGATGAGGAAGGCAGACGCTTTTACAGTGCCGTGGTGCATTTTAGGTTGAAGGGGAAATGA
- a CDS encoding nuclease-related domain-containing protein codes for MIKKQREKSHRLLTHEAAMRRIPKNHSKYPMLEKEHGKLFYGHKGEEAMDYFLTFLPDNEYLILNSLRLEDPKGRYFQMDTVLLSQTHCIIVDSKYINGVLEFDEQANQLLRHLPDNGGIEKLSDPISQMARQRHQLALWFDKHGFPPIPIASLIALTHTSATLIKTTPSIMKKVTFQTNLPNRIKEINGIHTHEKLCKKNLQKLSKLMIKKHTPDKFNLLVNYKIPPQELILGVICTSCTSAPMQKKRSTWYCFKCGASSKVTHLEALLDHKLLLGEIVTNKEIRWFLQLPSPTATSKYLSSLNLRFEGDYKGRKYFLK; via the coding sequence ATGATCAAAAAGCAAAGGGAAAAGTCGCATAGGCTTCTAACTCACGAGGCAGCAATGCGAAGGATCCCCAAAAATCACTCTAAATACCCAATGTTAGAAAAAGAACATGGCAAATTGTTCTACGGTCATAAAGGGGAAGAAGCAATGGATTACTTTTTAACCTTTCTCCCTGATAATGAGTATTTAATTCTAAATAGTCTCAGGCTTGAAGATCCAAAAGGTAGATATTTTCAAATGGACACTGTACTTCTCTCCCAGACCCACTGCATTATAGTTGATTCAAAGTATATAAATGGAGTTTTAGAGTTTGATGAACAAGCAAATCAACTATTAAGGCACTTACCTGATAATGGCGGTATAGAAAAGTTAAGTGATCCAATCTCTCAAATGGCACGGCAAAGACATCAGCTTGCACTTTGGTTTGATAAGCATGGTTTTCCCCCCATCCCAATCGCAAGTCTCATCGCTTTAACTCATACTAGTGCTACTCTTATTAAGACCACACCCTCCATTATGAAAAAAGTCACTTTTCAAACGAATCTTCCAAACAGAATAAAAGAAATTAACGGTATACATACCCATGAAAAACTTTGTAAGAAAAATCTTCAAAAACTCTCAAAACTGATGATTAAAAAGCATACTCCTGATAAGTTCAATCTTCTTGTCAACTACAAAATTCCACCTCAAGAACTTATACTTGGAGTAATTTGCACTTCTTGTACAAGTGCCCCAATGCAAAAGAAAAGATCAACATGGTACTGCTTTAAATGTGGAGCATCTTCTAAAGTTACACATCTAGAAGCACTTTTAGATCACAAATTATTGTTAGGAGAAATCGTTACAAATAAAGAAATAAGGTGGTTTCTTCAACTACCTTCTCCAACAGCTACTTCCAAATACTTATCCTCATTAAACCTTAGATTTGAAGGGGATTATAAAGGTCGAAAGTATTTCTTAAAGTGA